The sequence below is a genomic window from Thiomonas intermedia.
GCAGATGCTCGGGCGCGCGCACGACGACGGCCAGCGCGGCGTGGCCCTGGCCCGGCTGGAAAGCGGCATCGACCGCGCCAGCCATCTGGTCGAACAACTGCTGCTGCTCGCACGCAACGAATCGGGCGCCGAGGAGGCCCTCGGCACCGTGAGCCTGCTCGACGCCGCCCGCCTGGCGCTGTCCGACACCGCCGAGCTCGCCCAGACCCGAGGGGTGGACGCCGGGCTCGAAGACGCCGAAGACTGCGCCGTGCTGGCCCCGCCGGACGGTCTGCGCATCCTGGTGCGCAACCTTGTGGACAACGCCTTGCGCTACACCCCTGCCGGAGGCCGTGTCGATGTGCGCGTGCGCCACGAGATGCAGGCCGTCAATCCTGCGTCTGCCGCGCCGCAGCGCGTGGCCGTGCTCGAAGTGAACGACGCCGGCCCTGGCATTCCCGTGGAAGAGCGCGAGCGCGTGTTCGACCGCTTCTACCGCCGCGACGGCAGCCCGGCCGGCGGCAGCGGCCTGGGCCTGGCCATCGTGCGCAGCGTGGCCGACCGCTGCGGCGCCCGCGTGGAACTCGGCACCGCCGATCTGGGCGGATTGCAGGTGCGGGTGGTGTTTCCAGCGGTGCATGCCGTGCACGCAGAGCAGCGCAGCGGCGCCGATTGATCAGGCATGGAGAAGGAGGAACGGGTCATGGGCCACGCCATGGAACGACCTCCGCCTCCCAACCTCCCCCACGGCGCGGGAGAGGCGTGCTGGCTCCCTCTCCACTTGTGGGGAGGGCCGGGGTGGGGCGCTGTTTCAAACTTCAGCGTGCCGGCTCAATGGGCACGCTGAATCAAGTTCCCGCGATGGCGCGCCTGCTTGCGAGGCGCGCGAGACTTGTTCAGCGTGGCCCTGCCGGTTTCAGACCCGGTTAAGGCCCACCGACCATGCTTTGAACAGGGACCCGCGCCGCACTTGCCGCAGCGCAGCAAGTGGGCTTCAATCGGGCTTTGCCTTCCTTTTCATTTCTCACGGAGACCCCCTGATGACCTCAACGCTCAGCCTCAAGGACAAAACTGCCATCGTCACCGGTGCCGCCAGCGGCATTGGCAAGGAAATTGCCGAAACCTATGCCAAGGTCGGCGCCAAAGTCGCCATCGCCGACCTGAACCTCGACGCCGCCAACGCGGTGGCCGAGGCCATCAACAAAGCTGGTGGACGGGCCATGGGCGTGGCCATGAACGTGACCGACGAAGCGCAGGTGAACGCCGGTTGCGAGGCCGTGGCCAAGGCCTTCGGGCCGGTGGACATCCTGGTGTCGAATGCCGGCATCCAGATCGTGAATCCGATCGAGAACTTCGCCTTCGCCGACTGGAAGAAGATGCTCGCCATCCATCTCGACGGCGCCTTTCTCACCACCAAGGCCGTGCTTCCGGGCATGTACGCCAAGAAGGGGGGCGTGGTCATTTACATGGGTTCGGTGCATTCGCACGAGGCCAGCAAGCTCAAAAGCGCCTACGTCACCGCCAAGCACGGCCTGCTCGGGCTGGCGCGCGTGCTCGCCAAGGAGGGCGGCCCCAAGGGCGTGCGCTCGCATGTGATCTGCCCGGGCTTCGTGCGCACCCCGCTGGTGGACAAGCAGATCCCCGAACAGGCCAAGGAGCTGGGCATCACCGAAGACGAAGTGATCAAGAACGTGATGCTCAAGGACACCGTGGACGGCGAGTTCACCACGACGCAAGACATCGCCAGCCTCGCGCTCTTCCTCGCCGCCTTCCCCACGGCCGCACTCACCGGGCAGTCCATCATCGCCAGCCACGGCTGGTGCATGAACTGAAGACACGGTCATGAGCGCTACCGCAACCCGCAGAAAGCCGCGCGCCCCCATCGCCACGCCGTCGTGCCGCGCCGATGCGATCTTGGCCCAGGTGCGCAACTACGACCGCGTGGCCCTGGTGCTGCAAGGTGGCGGCGCGCTCGGGGCGTATCAATGCGGCGTGGTGCAGGCGCTGGAAGATTGCGGCGTGCATCCGAACTGGGTGGCCGGCATCTCCATCGGCTCGATCAATGCGGCGCTCATGGCGGGCAACGCGCCGGGCCAACGCACGGCCGCCCTGCAAAACTTCTGGGAGACGGTAACCCAGCAGCCGATTCTGCCCACGCTGCCGTGGGAGCATGGTGCCGCGCTGGGCTGGATTCCGGAGTCGCT
It includes:
- a CDS encoding 3-hydroxybutyrate dehydrogenase gives rise to the protein MTSTLSLKDKTAIVTGAASGIGKEIAETYAKVGAKVAIADLNLDAANAVAEAINKAGGRAMGVAMNVTDEAQVNAGCEAVAKAFGPVDILVSNAGIQIVNPIENFAFADWKKMLAIHLDGAFLTTKAVLPGMYAKKGGVVIYMGSVHSHEASKLKSAYVTAKHGLLGLARVLAKEGGPKGVRSHVICPGFVRTPLVDKQIPEQAKELGITEDEVIKNVMLKDTVDGEFTTTQDIASLALFLAAFPTAALTGQSIIASHGWCMN